One segment of Hippopotamus amphibius kiboko isolate mHipAmp2 chromosome 4, mHipAmp2.hap2, whole genome shotgun sequence DNA contains the following:
- the LOC130852069 gene encoding olfactory receptor 2A2-like, which yields MEGNQSWIIEFILVGFQLNEEVVSLLVGIFSLLYTFNLLANGMILGLICLDPRLHSPMYYFLSHLAIIDISYASSNLPNLLENLVKHKKTISFVSCTLQMLLILSFGSIECLTLAVMSYDRYVAICHPLQYTVIMNWRVCTVLAITSWACGFSLALVQVILLLRLPFCGPQKVNHFFCEIRSVLKLACGEIWINEMFLFADGVFILVGPLSLMLVSYVRILWAILKIQSKEGRQKAFSTCSSHLCVVGFYFGIAMIVYMVPDNSQREEHLKILFLFYSLFNPLLNPLVYSVRNAQVKAAFHRVLQKKRTM from the coding sequence ATGGAGGGAAACCAATCATGGATCATAGAATTCATCCTGGTGGGATTCCAGCTCAATGAAGAGGTGGTATCGCTTCTCGTTGGTATCTTCTCCCTGTTATATACCTTCAATCTGCTGGCCAATGGCATGATCTTGGGACTCATTTGCCTAGACCCCAGACTGCACTCCCCCATGTACTACTTCCTTTCTCATCTGGCCATCATTGACATATCCTATGCTTCTAGCAATTTGCCCAATTTGCTGGAAAACCTAgtgaaacacaaaaaaactatCTCCTTTGTCTCTTGCACTCTGCAGATGCTTCTCATTTTGAGTTTTGGTTCTATAGAGTGCCTGACTTTGGCAGTGATGTCCTATGACAGGTATGTGGCGATCTGCCACCCCCTCCAGTACACTGTCATCATGAACTGGAGAGTGTGCACGGTCCTGGCCATCACTTCCTGGGCATGTGGATTTTCCCTGGCCCTCGTACAAGTCATTCTCTTGTTAAGATTACCCTTCTGTGGGCCCCAGAAGGTGAACCACTTCTTCTGTGAAATTCGCTCTGTCCTCAAATTGGCCTGTGGTGAAATCTGGATCAATGAAATGTTCCTCTTTGCTGATGGTGTGTTTATCTTGGTTGGGCCCCTTTCCCTGATGCTGGTCTCCTATGTGCGCATCCTCTGGGCCATCTTGAAGATCCAGTCAAAGGAGGGCCGCCAGAAAGCCTtttccacctgctcctcccacctctgtgtgGTTGGGTTCTACTTTGGCATAGCTATGATCGTTTACATGGTCCCTGACAATAGTCAACGAGAGGAACACCTGAagatccttttcttgttttacaGTCTTTTCAACCCATTGTTGAACCCCCTTGTCTACAGTGTAAGAAATGCTCAAGTGAAGGCTGCCTTCCACAGAGTATTGCAGAAAAAGAGGACAATGTGA
- the LOC130851770 gene encoding olfactory receptor 2A2-like, translated as MEGNQSWITEFILVGFQLSEDMELLLFIIFFLLYIFNLLANGMILGLICLDPRLHSPMYYFLSHLAITDVSYASSNLPNMLENLVKHKKTISYFSCTMQMVFYLAFASVECLTLVVMSYDRYVAICHPLQYTVIMNWRVCTFLAIICWACGFSLALVQVSLFLRLPFCGPQKVNHFFCEIRSVLKVTCGETWINEIFLLADGVFILIAPLSLMLVSYVRILWAILQIQSKEGRQKAFSTCSSHLCVVGFYFGIALIVYMVPGDSQREEQQKILFLFYTFFNPLLNPLVYSLRNAQVKAAFHRVLQKKRTI; from the coding sequence ATGGAGGGAAACCAATCGTGGATCACAGAATTCATCCTGGTGGGATTCCAGCTCAGTGAAGACATGGAATTGCTCCTCTTCATTATCTTCTTCCTGTTATATATCTTCAACCTGCTGGCCAATGGCATGATCTTGGGACTCATTTGCCTAGACCCCAGACTGCACTCCCCCATGTACTACTTCCTTTCTCATCTGGCCATCACTGATGTATCCTATGCTTCCAGCAATTTACCCAATATGCTGGAAAACCTagtgaaacacaaaaaaaccatCTCCTATTTCTCATGCACTATGCAGATGGTTTTCTATCTGGCTTTTGCTTCTGTCGAGTGCCTGACTTTGGTGGTGATGTCCTATGACAGGTACGTGGCAATCTGCCACCCCCTCCAGTACACTGTCATCATGAACTGGAGAGTGTGCACGTTCCTGGCCATCATTTGCTGGGCATGTGGGTTTTCCCTGGCCCTCGTACAAGTAAGTCTCTTTCTGAGGCTGCCCTTCTGTGGGCCCCAGAAGGTGAACCACTTCTTCTGTGAAATTCGCTCTGTCCTTAAAGTGACCTGTGGTGAAACCTGGATCAATGAAATTTTCCTCTTGGCTGACGGTGTGTTTATCTTAATCGCACCCCTTTCCCTGATGCTGGTCTCCTACGTGCGCATCCTCTGGGCCATCCTGCAGATCCAGTCAAAGGAGGGCCGCCAGAAAGCCTtttccacctgctcctcccacctctgtgtgGTTGGGTTCTACTTTGGCATAGCCTTGATCGTTTACATGGTCCCAGGTGATAGTCAGCGAGAGGAGCAACAGAAAATCCTTTTCCTGTTTTATACCTTCTTCAACCCATTGCTGAACCCCCTTGTCTACAGTCTAAGGAATGCTCAAGTGAAAGCTGCCTTCCACAGAGTACTGCAGAAAAAGAGGACAATATGA